In the Onychomys torridus unplaced genomic scaffold, mOncTor1.1, whole genome shotgun sequence genome, one interval contains:
- the Mrps26 gene encoding 28S ribosomal protein S26, mitochondrial: MFRALSRLAARPGCRPPSVLLLPARGRKTRHDPPAKSKVGRVKMPPAVDPAEFFVLTERYRQYRRTVSALRQEFASEVRKKLYEARSGVLAERRAHEAAAEHRELMAWNREENRRLQELRIARLQLEAQDQELRQAEEQAQRAREEQTWVQLKEQEVLQLQEEAKNFITRENLEARIEEALDSPKSYNWAVTREGQVVRN; the protein is encoded by the exons ATGTTCCGCGCTCTGAGCCGCCTGGCCGCGCGGCCCGGGTGCCGGCCCCCGAGCGTGCTGCTCCTGCCCGCGCGCGGCCGCAAGACCCGCCACGACCCGCCTGCCAAGTCCAAGGTCGGGCGCGTGAAAATGCCGCCCGCAGTGGACCCTGCGGAATTCTTCGTGCTGACGGAGCGCTATCGGCAGTACCGGCGGACCGTGAGCGCTCTCAG GCAAGAGTTCGCGTCAGAGGTGCGAAAGAAGTTGTACGAGGCCCGATCCGGGGTCCTGGCTGAGCGCAGGGCGCACGAGGCCGCCGCGGAGCACCGGGAGCTCATGGCCTGGAACCGGGAGGAGAACCGGCGGCTGCAGGAGCTGAG GATAGCTAGGTTGCAGCTGGAAGCTCAGGACCAGGAGCTTCGACAGGCGGAGGAGCAGGCTCAGCGGGCCCGGGAGGAGCAGACTTGGGTGCAACTGAAAGAGCAAGAAGTGCTCCAGCTGCAG GAAGAGGCAAAAAACTTCATCACCCGGGAGAACCTGGAGGCACGGATAGAAGAAGCCTTGGACTCTCCGAAGAGCTATAACTGGGCCGTCACCAGAGAAGGGCAAGTGGTCAGGAACTGA